From the Primulina tabacum isolate GXHZ01 chromosome 3, ASM2559414v2, whole genome shotgun sequence genome, one window contains:
- the LOC142540502 gene encoding uncharacterized protein LOC142540502 isoform X2: protein MSLVNRFLFLNGISSHAAGAPPVTTLLEVHPGAYTTTRTHRNCSEILFWDRHLQRLTNSFKLLLKSNPKFLFGKLEKNEVLFMELSNRAIPWDSKIQCLINDSMRKAVPFVLNERESGEEIAITILVSGNSENLSCLEDGFDERSVSDVLDVHVHVGTYVSPVFGVGVNGARLAVVGRGRDLGNAKYSEWVRLRKSLEKLRPPSVTELLLSNDGDHILEGCLTNFFVVCQKNKDDVFDNSERNGLPTSSFFEIQTAPLGDGVLPGVVRQVIVDICLKIGIPFRETAPSWSQRELWTEAFITNSLRLLQHVEAIQTPSTWKSVESKTWEEITWVEKKFEVRDRSVVGPIIFWGDVPGRITSIIQDRVPSSLVCLHLHLHSHCKLGEHKVHVVC, encoded by the exons ATGTCTCTTGTCAACAGGTTCCTGTTTCTAAACGGTATCAGTTCACATGCAGCAGGCGCTCCTCCTGTGACAACCTTACTTGAAGTTCACCCAG GTGCATACACGACGACCCGGACTCACAGAAATTGTTCAGAAATCTTATTTTGGGATAGACACTTGCAGAGACTAACAAATTCCTTCAAATTATTGCTAAAATCCAACCCAAAGTTTTTATTTGGAAAACTTGAAAAAAATGAAGTCTTGTTTATGGAATTATCGAATCGGGCAATACCATGGGACTCCAAGATTCAATGCTTGATTAACGATTCAATGAGAAAAGCCGTGCCCTTTGTTTTGAACGAGAGGGAAAGTGGGGAGGAGATTGCAATCACTATACTTGTGAGTGGAAATTCAGAGAATTTGAGTTGTTTGGAGGATGGCTTTGATGAGAGAAGTGTTTCCGATGTTTTGGATGTGCATGTCCATGTTGGCACATATGTTTCACCGGTGTTTGGTGTTGGTGTGAATGGAGCACGTCTAGCAGTTGTTGGTCGGGGAAGGGATTTGGGAAATGCAAAATACTCGGAATGGGTCAG GTTGAGGAAATCTTTGGAGAAGCTGAGGCCACCTTCTGTTACTGAACTTTTATTGTCAAATGATGGAGATCATATTTTAGAAGGCTGTTTGACAAACTTTTTTGTTGTATGTCAGAAG AATAAAGATGACGTCTTTGATAATTCTGAGCGAAATGGCTTGCCAACATCCAGTTTTTTTGAAATCCAAACTGCTCCACTTGGTGATGGTGTGCTTCCTGGAGTCGTACGCCAAGTGATCGTAGA CATATGCTTGAAAATTGGAATTCCTTTTCGAGAAACTGCGCCATCATGGTCACAACGTGAATTATGGACTGAAGCATTCATTACAA ATAGCCTCAGACTTCTACAACATGTAGAAGCAATCCAAACTCCTAGTACATGGAAGTCTGTAGAATCAAAAACTTGGGAGGAGATAACGTGGgtggaaaaaaaatttgaggTGCGTGATCGATCAGTGGTGGGCCCAATAATTTTTTGGGGG GATGTTCCTGGAAGGATTACGTCAATCATCCAG GATCGAGTTCCGAGTAGCTTGGTTTGTTTACATCTCCACTTGCATAGTCACTGTAAGTTAGGAGAACATAAAGTGCACGTGGTTTGCTAA
- the LOC142540502 gene encoding uncharacterized protein LOC142540502 isoform X5, translating into MSLVNRFLFLNGISSHAAGAPPVTTLLEVHPGAYTTTRTHRNCSEILFWDRHLQRLTNSFKLLLKSNPKFLFGKLEKNEVLFMELSNRAIPWDSKIQCLINDSMRKAVPFVLNERESGEEIAITILVSGNSENLSCLEDGFDERSVSDVLDVHVHVGTYVSPVFGVGVNGARLAVVGRGRDLGNAKYSEWVRLRKSLEKLRPPSVTELLLSNDGDHILEGCLTNFFVVCQKNKDDVFDNSERNGLPTSSFFEIQTAPLGDGVLPGVVRQVIVDICLKIGIPFRETAPSWSQRELWTEAFITNSLRLLQHVEAIQTPSTWKSVESKTWEEITWVEKKFEDVPGRITSIIQDRVPSSLVCLHLHLHSHCKLGEHKVHVVC; encoded by the exons ATGTCTCTTGTCAACAGGTTCCTGTTTCTAAACGGTATCAGTTCACATGCAGCAGGCGCTCCTCCTGTGACAACCTTACTTGAAGTTCACCCAG GTGCATACACGACGACCCGGACTCACAGAAATTGTTCAGAAATCTTATTTTGGGATAGACACTTGCAGAGACTAACAAATTCCTTCAAATTATTGCTAAAATCCAACCCAAAGTTTTTATTTGGAAAACTTGAAAAAAATGAAGTCTTGTTTATGGAATTATCGAATCGGGCAATACCATGGGACTCCAAGATTCAATGCTTGATTAACGATTCAATGAGAAAAGCCGTGCCCTTTGTTTTGAACGAGAGGGAAAGTGGGGAGGAGATTGCAATCACTATACTTGTGAGTGGAAATTCAGAGAATTTGAGTTGTTTGGAGGATGGCTTTGATGAGAGAAGTGTTTCCGATGTTTTGGATGTGCATGTCCATGTTGGCACATATGTTTCACCGGTGTTTGGTGTTGGTGTGAATGGAGCACGTCTAGCAGTTGTTGGTCGGGGAAGGGATTTGGGAAATGCAAAATACTCGGAATGGGTCAG GTTGAGGAAATCTTTGGAGAAGCTGAGGCCACCTTCTGTTACTGAACTTTTATTGTCAAATGATGGAGATCATATTTTAGAAGGCTGTTTGACAAACTTTTTTGTTGTATGTCAGAAG AATAAAGATGACGTCTTTGATAATTCTGAGCGAAATGGCTTGCCAACATCCAGTTTTTTTGAAATCCAAACTGCTCCACTTGGTGATGGTGTGCTTCCTGGAGTCGTACGCCAAGTGATCGTAGA CATATGCTTGAAAATTGGAATTCCTTTTCGAGAAACTGCGCCATCATGGTCACAACGTGAATTATGGACTGAAGCATTCATTACAA ATAGCCTCAGACTTCTACAACATGTAGAAGCAATCCAAACTCCTAGTACATGGAAGTCTGTAGAATCAAAAACTTGGGAGGAGATAACGTGGgtggaaaaaaaatttgag GATGTTCCTGGAAGGATTACGTCAATCATCCAG GATCGAGTTCCGAGTAGCTTGGTTTGTTTACATCTCCACTTGCATAGTCACTGTAAGTTAGGAGAACATAAAGTGCACGTGGTTTGCTAA
- the LOC142540502 gene encoding uncharacterized protein LOC142540502 isoform X4: protein MSLVNRFLFLNGISSHAAGAPPVTTLLEVHPGAYTTTRTHRNCSEILFWDRHLQRLTNSFKLLLKSNPKFLFGKLEKNEVLFMELSNRAIPWDSKIQCLINDSMRKAVPFVLNERESGEEIAITILVSGNSENLSCLEDGFDERSVSDVLDVHVHVGTYVSPVFGVGVNGARLAVVGRGRDLGNAKYSEWVRLRKSLEKLRPPSVTELLLSNDGDHILEGCLTNFFVVCQKNKDDVFDNSERNGLPTSSFFEIQTAPLGDGVLPGVVRQVIVDICLKIGIPFRETAPSWSQRELWTEAFITNSLRLLQHVEAIQTPSTWKSVESKTWEEITWVEKKFEDVPGRITSIIQHTDASHLFLGDTGAETYFGTSWRRGISISFI from the exons ATGTCTCTTGTCAACAGGTTCCTGTTTCTAAACGGTATCAGTTCACATGCAGCAGGCGCTCCTCCTGTGACAACCTTACTTGAAGTTCACCCAG GTGCATACACGACGACCCGGACTCACAGAAATTGTTCAGAAATCTTATTTTGGGATAGACACTTGCAGAGACTAACAAATTCCTTCAAATTATTGCTAAAATCCAACCCAAAGTTTTTATTTGGAAAACTTGAAAAAAATGAAGTCTTGTTTATGGAATTATCGAATCGGGCAATACCATGGGACTCCAAGATTCAATGCTTGATTAACGATTCAATGAGAAAAGCCGTGCCCTTTGTTTTGAACGAGAGGGAAAGTGGGGAGGAGATTGCAATCACTATACTTGTGAGTGGAAATTCAGAGAATTTGAGTTGTTTGGAGGATGGCTTTGATGAGAGAAGTGTTTCCGATGTTTTGGATGTGCATGTCCATGTTGGCACATATGTTTCACCGGTGTTTGGTGTTGGTGTGAATGGAGCACGTCTAGCAGTTGTTGGTCGGGGAAGGGATTTGGGAAATGCAAAATACTCGGAATGGGTCAG GTTGAGGAAATCTTTGGAGAAGCTGAGGCCACCTTCTGTTACTGAACTTTTATTGTCAAATGATGGAGATCATATTTTAGAAGGCTGTTTGACAAACTTTTTTGTTGTATGTCAGAAG AATAAAGATGACGTCTTTGATAATTCTGAGCGAAATGGCTTGCCAACATCCAGTTTTTTTGAAATCCAAACTGCTCCACTTGGTGATGGTGTGCTTCCTGGAGTCGTACGCCAAGTGATCGTAGA CATATGCTTGAAAATTGGAATTCCTTTTCGAGAAACTGCGCCATCATGGTCACAACGTGAATTATGGACTGAAGCATTCATTACAA ATAGCCTCAGACTTCTACAACATGTAGAAGCAATCCAAACTCCTAGTACATGGAAGTCTGTAGAATCAAAAACTTGGGAGGAGATAACGTGGgtggaaaaaaaatttgag GATGTTCCTGGAAGGATTACGTCAATCATCCAG CATACTGATGCTAGTCACTTGTTTTTGGGTGACACTGGAGCAGAGACATATTTTGGAACAAGCTGGCGTAGAGGCATTTCCATTAGTTTCATTTGA
- the LOC142540502 gene encoding uncharacterized protein LOC142540502 isoform X3: MSLVNRFLFLNGISSHAAGAPPVTTLLEVHPGAYTTTRTHRNCSEILFWDRHLQRLTNSFKLLLKSNPKFLFGKLEKNEVLFMELSNRAIPWDSKIQCLINDSMRKAVPFVLNERESGEEIAITILVSGNSENLSCLEDGFDERSVSDVLDVHVHVGTYVSPVFGVGVNGARLAVVGRGRDLGNAKYSEWVRLRKSLEKLRPPSVTELLLSNDGDHILEGCLTNFFVVCQKNKDDVFDNSERNGLPTSSFFEIQTAPLGDGVLPGVVRQVIVDICLKIGIPFRETAPSWSQRELWTEAFITNSLRLLQHVEAIQTPSTWKSVESKTWEEITWVEKKFEVRDRSVVGPIIFWGDVPGRITSIIQRHILEQAGVEAFPLVSFEDG; encoded by the exons ATGTCTCTTGTCAACAGGTTCCTGTTTCTAAACGGTATCAGTTCACATGCAGCAGGCGCTCCTCCTGTGACAACCTTACTTGAAGTTCACCCAG GTGCATACACGACGACCCGGACTCACAGAAATTGTTCAGAAATCTTATTTTGGGATAGACACTTGCAGAGACTAACAAATTCCTTCAAATTATTGCTAAAATCCAACCCAAAGTTTTTATTTGGAAAACTTGAAAAAAATGAAGTCTTGTTTATGGAATTATCGAATCGGGCAATACCATGGGACTCCAAGATTCAATGCTTGATTAACGATTCAATGAGAAAAGCCGTGCCCTTTGTTTTGAACGAGAGGGAAAGTGGGGAGGAGATTGCAATCACTATACTTGTGAGTGGAAATTCAGAGAATTTGAGTTGTTTGGAGGATGGCTTTGATGAGAGAAGTGTTTCCGATGTTTTGGATGTGCATGTCCATGTTGGCACATATGTTTCACCGGTGTTTGGTGTTGGTGTGAATGGAGCACGTCTAGCAGTTGTTGGTCGGGGAAGGGATTTGGGAAATGCAAAATACTCGGAATGGGTCAG GTTGAGGAAATCTTTGGAGAAGCTGAGGCCACCTTCTGTTACTGAACTTTTATTGTCAAATGATGGAGATCATATTTTAGAAGGCTGTTTGACAAACTTTTTTGTTGTATGTCAGAAG AATAAAGATGACGTCTTTGATAATTCTGAGCGAAATGGCTTGCCAACATCCAGTTTTTTTGAAATCCAAACTGCTCCACTTGGTGATGGTGTGCTTCCTGGAGTCGTACGCCAAGTGATCGTAGA CATATGCTTGAAAATTGGAATTCCTTTTCGAGAAACTGCGCCATCATGGTCACAACGTGAATTATGGACTGAAGCATTCATTACAA ATAGCCTCAGACTTCTACAACATGTAGAAGCAATCCAAACTCCTAGTACATGGAAGTCTGTAGAATCAAAAACTTGGGAGGAGATAACGTGGgtggaaaaaaaatttgaggTGCGTGATCGATCAGTGGTGGGCCCAATAATTTTTTGGGGG GATGTTCCTGGAAGGATTACGTCAATCATCCAG AGACATATTTTGGAACAAGCTGGCGTAGAGGCATTTCCATTAGTTTCATTTGAGGATGGATAG
- the LOC142540502 gene encoding uncharacterized protein LOC142540502 isoform X6 — protein sequence MSLVNRFLFLNGISSHAAGAPPVTTLLEVHPGAYTTTRTHRNCSEILFWDRHLQRLTNSFKLLLKSNPKFLFGKLEKNEVLFMELSNRAIPWDSKIQCLINDSMRKAVPFVLNERESGEEIAITILVSGNSENLSCLEDGFDERSVSDVLDVHVHVGTYVSPVFGVGVNGARLAVVGRGRDLGNAKYSEWVRLRKSLEKLRPPSVTELLLSNDGDHILEGCLTNFFVVCQKNKDDVFDNSERNGLPTSSFFEIQTAPLGDGVLPGVVRQVIVDICLKIGIPFRETAPSWSQRELWTEAFITNSLRLLQHVEAIQTPSTWKSVESKTWEEITWVEKKFEDVPGRITSIIQRHILEQAGVEAFPLVSFEDG from the exons ATGTCTCTTGTCAACAGGTTCCTGTTTCTAAACGGTATCAGTTCACATGCAGCAGGCGCTCCTCCTGTGACAACCTTACTTGAAGTTCACCCAG GTGCATACACGACGACCCGGACTCACAGAAATTGTTCAGAAATCTTATTTTGGGATAGACACTTGCAGAGACTAACAAATTCCTTCAAATTATTGCTAAAATCCAACCCAAAGTTTTTATTTGGAAAACTTGAAAAAAATGAAGTCTTGTTTATGGAATTATCGAATCGGGCAATACCATGGGACTCCAAGATTCAATGCTTGATTAACGATTCAATGAGAAAAGCCGTGCCCTTTGTTTTGAACGAGAGGGAAAGTGGGGAGGAGATTGCAATCACTATACTTGTGAGTGGAAATTCAGAGAATTTGAGTTGTTTGGAGGATGGCTTTGATGAGAGAAGTGTTTCCGATGTTTTGGATGTGCATGTCCATGTTGGCACATATGTTTCACCGGTGTTTGGTGTTGGTGTGAATGGAGCACGTCTAGCAGTTGTTGGTCGGGGAAGGGATTTGGGAAATGCAAAATACTCGGAATGGGTCAG GTTGAGGAAATCTTTGGAGAAGCTGAGGCCACCTTCTGTTACTGAACTTTTATTGTCAAATGATGGAGATCATATTTTAGAAGGCTGTTTGACAAACTTTTTTGTTGTATGTCAGAAG AATAAAGATGACGTCTTTGATAATTCTGAGCGAAATGGCTTGCCAACATCCAGTTTTTTTGAAATCCAAACTGCTCCACTTGGTGATGGTGTGCTTCCTGGAGTCGTACGCCAAGTGATCGTAGA CATATGCTTGAAAATTGGAATTCCTTTTCGAGAAACTGCGCCATCATGGTCACAACGTGAATTATGGACTGAAGCATTCATTACAA ATAGCCTCAGACTTCTACAACATGTAGAAGCAATCCAAACTCCTAGTACATGGAAGTCTGTAGAATCAAAAACTTGGGAGGAGATAACGTGGgtggaaaaaaaatttgag GATGTTCCTGGAAGGATTACGTCAATCATCCAG AGACATATTTTGGAACAAGCTGGCGTAGAGGCATTTCCATTAGTTTCATTTGAGGATGGATAG
- the LOC142540502 gene encoding uncharacterized protein LOC142540502 isoform X1 gives MSLVNRFLFLNGISSHAAGAPPVTTLLEVHPGAYTTTRTHRNCSEILFWDRHLQRLTNSFKLLLKSNPKFLFGKLEKNEVLFMELSNRAIPWDSKIQCLINDSMRKAVPFVLNERESGEEIAITILVSGNSENLSCLEDGFDERSVSDVLDVHVHVGTYVSPVFGVGVNGARLAVVGRGRDLGNAKYSEWVRLRKSLEKLRPPSVTELLLSNDGDHILEGCLTNFFVVCQKNKDDVFDNSERNGLPTSSFFEIQTAPLGDGVLPGVVRQVIVDICLKIGIPFRETAPSWSQRELWTEAFITNSLRLLQHVEAIQTPSTWKSVESKTWEEITWVEKKFEVRDRSVVGPIIFWGDVPGRITSIIQHTDASHLFLGDTGAETYFGTSWRRGISISFI, from the exons ATGTCTCTTGTCAACAGGTTCCTGTTTCTAAACGGTATCAGTTCACATGCAGCAGGCGCTCCTCCTGTGACAACCTTACTTGAAGTTCACCCAG GTGCATACACGACGACCCGGACTCACAGAAATTGTTCAGAAATCTTATTTTGGGATAGACACTTGCAGAGACTAACAAATTCCTTCAAATTATTGCTAAAATCCAACCCAAAGTTTTTATTTGGAAAACTTGAAAAAAATGAAGTCTTGTTTATGGAATTATCGAATCGGGCAATACCATGGGACTCCAAGATTCAATGCTTGATTAACGATTCAATGAGAAAAGCCGTGCCCTTTGTTTTGAACGAGAGGGAAAGTGGGGAGGAGATTGCAATCACTATACTTGTGAGTGGAAATTCAGAGAATTTGAGTTGTTTGGAGGATGGCTTTGATGAGAGAAGTGTTTCCGATGTTTTGGATGTGCATGTCCATGTTGGCACATATGTTTCACCGGTGTTTGGTGTTGGTGTGAATGGAGCACGTCTAGCAGTTGTTGGTCGGGGAAGGGATTTGGGAAATGCAAAATACTCGGAATGGGTCAG GTTGAGGAAATCTTTGGAGAAGCTGAGGCCACCTTCTGTTACTGAACTTTTATTGTCAAATGATGGAGATCATATTTTAGAAGGCTGTTTGACAAACTTTTTTGTTGTATGTCAGAAG AATAAAGATGACGTCTTTGATAATTCTGAGCGAAATGGCTTGCCAACATCCAGTTTTTTTGAAATCCAAACTGCTCCACTTGGTGATGGTGTGCTTCCTGGAGTCGTACGCCAAGTGATCGTAGA CATATGCTTGAAAATTGGAATTCCTTTTCGAGAAACTGCGCCATCATGGTCACAACGTGAATTATGGACTGAAGCATTCATTACAA ATAGCCTCAGACTTCTACAACATGTAGAAGCAATCCAAACTCCTAGTACATGGAAGTCTGTAGAATCAAAAACTTGGGAGGAGATAACGTGGgtggaaaaaaaatttgaggTGCGTGATCGATCAGTGGTGGGCCCAATAATTTTTTGGGGG GATGTTCCTGGAAGGATTACGTCAATCATCCAG CATACTGATGCTAGTCACTTGTTTTTGGGTGACACTGGAGCAGAGACATATTTTGGAACAAGCTGGCGTAGAGGCATTTCCATTAGTTTCATTTGA